In Silene latifolia isolate original U9 population chromosome X, ASM4854445v1, whole genome shotgun sequence, the following proteins share a genomic window:
- the LOC141620891 gene encoding serpin-Z1-like, whose amino-acid sequence MPYKTGENSEDKDETKAFSMYVFLPHEKNGLPNLFEEIKTDANLLIITSRMTDVTEPIYVSGISQKCFVEMNERGTMGAAVTWSGLIVGGAITSKPRPPPIKFVADHPFMFMIMEDVSGAILFVGTMLDPR is encoded by the exons ATGCCATACAAAACAGGAGAAAACTCGGAAGATAAAGATGAGACGAAGGCCTTTTCCATGTATGTCTTTCTCCCACATGAGAAGAATGGCTTACCAAATCTCTTTGAAGAAATCAAGACTGATGCAAATTTGTTGATCATAACCTCGA GAATGACGGATGTTACTGAGCCAATCTATGTAAGTGGTATATCTCAGAAGTGCTTTGTTGAAATGAATGAACGTGGGACGATGGGTGCAGCTGTCACTTGGAGTGGATTGATTGTAGGAGGTGCAATAACTTCTAAACCACGGCCTCCTCCAATAAAATTTGTGGCCGACCACCCGTTTATGTTTATGATCATGGAAGATGTTTCGGGTGCTATACTTTTTGTTGGGACGATGCTTGATCCCCGATAG
- the LOC141620892 gene encoding serpin-ZX-like, which translates to MGSNQKTKVIANQIVKQNSNEELVTPKFSLQVAAHVIQEHLSKNESVVCSPVSIEALLNILALGAENSTLDQLLLLLGHGDLSELNTAARKLGAVLKGARDDDDDGPKISFVNGLWLDQRFSLKPGFKKGLKDVHETEARVVDFANQVDQVVNDINSWAEQETKGLIKQVLARDNMKIILF; encoded by the exons ATGGGTAGTAATCAAAAAACCAAAGTTATTGCCAATCAAATCGTAAAACAAAATTCCAATGAAGAACTTGTCACACCAAAGTTTTCATTACAAGTCGCTGCACATGTAATTCAAGAACATTTATCAAAGAACGAGAGCGTGGTTTGCTCGCCGGTGTCGATCGAGGCCCTTCTTAACATCCTAGCCCTTGGAGCGGAGAATTCGACGCTAGATCAGTTACTTCTGCTGCTTGGACATGGCGACTTGAGTGAATTGAACACCGCGGCACGTAAATTAGGTGCCGTTCTCAAGGGTGCTcgtgacgatgatgatgatgggcCGAAGATATCGTTTGTTAATGGGTTGTGGTTGGATCAACGGTTCTCGTTGAAGCCGGGTTTTAAGAAAGGTTTGAAGGATGTTCATGAGACTGAGGCTAGGGTTGTTGATTTCGCCAATCAG GTTGATCAAGTAGTGAATGACATAAACTCATGGGCTGAACAAGAAACCAAAGGGTTGATCAAACAAGTTCTTGCCAGAGACAACATGAAGATAATACTCTTTTAG